The following DNA comes from Amycolatopsis albispora.
TACGGCGCGATCGCCGCGCACCAGGCGCGCTCGCACGGCCGATTGTCCTCTGTGGCCGTCGGAACGGTGGATTTCGCTTCCTGGGCAAGGGGTCTCGGCGCGGCCGGGTACACCGTGAACGACCAGGAGGAACTGGAACCGGCGCTGGCCAGCGCGTTGATGCGGCAGCGGCCGTGCGTGGTCGACGTGCGCACCGATCCGGACGTGGTCGCGCCCGACCAGCGGCTGAGCAACATGCTGCGGTCTCGGCTGGAAAGCTGACGCGCGACGCCTTCTCGCTGACCGGTTTTTGTCGGTCTCGCGTGGCACAATCGGCCTCATACGGACCGGTGGTACGGGGTCCGCGAGAGAGGGTGGCGAACATGGGGAACGAAGCAGCGGGGCACCCGGCGAGGACCTCGGGCGTGGCGCCGGTGGCCTTCAGCAACACCGAGGCGCCGGAGCCGATCAAGACGATGACCAGCGCGGCCGACCGGGACGCGGTGACCAGGTCCCCGTTCGCGGCGGAGGCCGCGGCCGGTGGACGGGCGGCGGAGTGACACGCCGTTGAGCGGGCTGGATCACCCGGACGGGCTCATCACTGGCGGACGGCCCCGGTTGTGTGCTTTACTTCTGGTGGTCTCAAGCTTTTGTGTTCGTGCTGGGTGCTGACACCCGTTCTTCTCAGCCCGCTCGCAAGACTTAGCGGGCGTAGTGCGTCCCCGGTCTGGGGAAGGCAAACCGTCCCGTTTTGACCCGGGGTGCCGGCCTGGCCCCTCGTTTGTTTTTACGCATGGAGATTGTTTTATATGACTCAGGGCACCGTGAAGTGGTTCAACTCCGAGAAGGGGTTCGGCTTCATCACTCCCGACAACGGCGGCGGCGACGTCTTCGTTCACTACTCGGAGATCCAGGGCAACGGCTTCCGCACGCTGGAGGAGAACGCTCGCGTCGAGTTCGAGATCGGCCAGGGCCAGAAGGGCCCGCAGGCCACCTCGGTCAACGTCCTCTGACCTGACCCTCAGCTCTTCGTCGAAGGGGCTGTCACCGTGCTACCGGTGGCGGCCCCTTCGCCGTTTCTCCACCTGTTTCTCCACCCTCGGGCGGGTCCGGTGAGCCGGTTCGCGGCTTAGGCTGACCAGGTGAAGTTTTCCGGTGGCATCGCGCCGTCGTGGGTGGTGATCCAGGGCGTCGGCACGGTGCTGATCGCCTTTTTCCTGGTGGTCGCCGAGGATTGCGACCCCTGGATCTGGGCCGGGTACGCGGTGTCGGCCGCGGCCTGGCTCGTCTTCGTGGCCACCATCGGCCGCCGGCCGCGGATCGCCGTGCCGGCGCTGATCGCCTCGACCGTGACGGCCGCCGCGCTGGCCGGTCCGGCCGCCGGCATGACGGCGACGATCATCACCCTGCTCACCATCGGCCGTTTCGCCGGGCTCACCGTGGCCAGCGGCCGGCTGATCGGCGTGGTGGTGGCCGCCGACCTGGTGCTCGTCTGCGGTGGCTGCCTGCTCTGGGACCGGACGGCCTGGGACGTCGGCGGTGCGACGGCCGCCGTCGCCGTCTCCGCGTTGTGCGGGCTGAGCCGCCGCCAGACCGACTTCCGCGTGGTGCAGACCGAGCAGCTGCTCGAGCAGACCCGCCGGGCGCACGCCGAACACGCCAGGGCCGCCGCGCTCGACGAACGCACCCGGATCGCCCGCGAAATCCACGACGTGCTCGCGCATTCCCTTGGCGCGCTGGGGGTTCAGCTCGAACTGGCCGAAGCGCTGCTGGCCGAGCGCGACGATCGCGAGGCCGCGCTCACCACCATCCGCCGGGCGCGGCGGCTGGCGGTGGACGGGCTCGGCGAGGCACGTGAGGCGGTCGCCGCGTTGCGACAGGACCTGCCGTCGCTGCCGGAGGCGGTGACCCGGCTGGTCGAGGTGCACCGGCGTGACCGCGGCCCGGTCGAGCTGGACCTGTGCGGGGAGGTCGCCGTGCCGACGGTGGCTGCCGTCGCGCTGACCGCGGTGGCCCGCGAAGCCCTGACGAACGCGGCCAAGCACGCCCCCGGCACGCCGGTGGCGGTCGAGCTGCGGGCCGGTGACCAGGGCGTCCGCCTCCAGGTGGCGAACGACCTGCCGGACGGGCCCGCCCGCGGGACCGGGTTCGGGCTGACCGGCATGCGCGAGCGACTGGAGCTGGCCGGTGGCACCCTGAACGCAGGACCGGACGGGGGAGATCGATGGCTGGTGACGGCGGAAGTGCGCCGATGATCAGGGTGATCGTCGCGGACGACCAGCAGGCGGTGCGCGAAGGGCTGGCCGCGTTGCTCGGCATGGCCGGGGACGTGCTGGTCACCGGCACCGCGGCGAACGGCCGCCAGGTGCTCGACCTGCTCGCCGCCGGGACCGAGGCCGACGTGGTGCTGATGGACCTGCGCATGCCGGTGCTGGACGGCGTCGAGGCCACCACCCGGATCAGCGCCGAGCACCCCGGCGTCGCGGTGGTGGTGCTGACCACCTACGCCGACGACGACTCGATCGGCGGCGCGCTGCGTGCCGGGGCCCGCGGTTACCTGACCAAGGACGCCGGGCGCACGGAGATCGCCTCGGCGTTGCGCTGCGCGGCGGCCGGCCAGTCGGCCTTCGACCCCGCGGTGACCCAGCGCCTGGTCGAAGCGTTCGAGGCGGGCCCGCCGGTCTCCCGGGTGCCGCCCGATCGGCTGACCGCCCGCGAGGCCGAGGTGCTGGGCCTGATCGGCGGCGGGCTGACCAACGCCGAGATCGCGGCCAAGCTGTTCATCGGCGAAACCACGGTGAAAACGCACATCAACAACGCCTTCGCCAAGATCGGCGTGCGCAACCGCGCGGAGGCCGTGCGCTATGCGTACCGGCACGAGCTGAGCTGATTGCGTGCGAGGTCGCGCCGGTCACTGGACCGGGGCACATCGACTCCGCCCGACCGGCGGGTGTGCCCCGGTCCAGTGACCGGCTCAACGGCGACCTCGCCGCCGTGCCGGAGGCGCGGCCAAAAATTCGGTTGTGGCCCGCAGGTCGGTGGTCCCGGCAACCGGATCTCCTATACGTTCATGCCGGACGTAGGAGGGGTGGAGGAATCCGATGACGAGCACCGGCAGCCCCGGTAGCACCGGCACCGTGGCGACGCCTGCCCGCCCGCCCGGACCGCAGCGCGGGCCGGGGGCCGAACCACCACCGCGGGCCCCCGGCGCCGAGACGCGGACCGGGATCGCCGGGCTGTTCGCGCTGCCGGGACTGGCCGTGCGCGCGGTGGTCCGGTCGGCGGCGACCACCCCGGGCAGGCTGTCGGTCTTCGCCGTCGGCCTGGTCCTGCTCGCCCTGATCACCGGCATCATCGGCGCGATCTCGGTGCAGGACAAGAAGGACACCATCAACGAGCTGATCGACCACCGGGAACCGCTGGCGGTGGCGGCGCAGCAGGTGTACCGCTCGCTGTCGGACGCCGACGCGACCGCGGCCAGCGCGTTCCTCGCCACCGGCACCGAGCCGCCCGCCCTGCGCGAGCGGTACGAGCTGGACGTGGCGCAGGCCGGTTCCGCGCTGGCGAAGGCGGCGTCGGACGCGGGCGGGGTGCCCGAGGCGGCCGCCCAGGTGGACATGATCAACCAGAAGTTCCCGGTCTACACGGGGTTGATCGAGACGGCCCGCGCGAACAACCGCCAGGGTTTCCCGGCCGGTGCCTCCTACCTGCGCGAGGCCTCCGAGCTGATGCGGACGAAGATCCTGCCCGCCGCGGCGGACCTGTACCGCATCGACACCGAGCGGCTGATGGCGGAGCAGGACGACGCCACCGGCGTGCCGTGGGTGGCTGGCGTGCTCATCCTGGCGCTGCTCGGCTCGCTGATCACCACGCAGATCTACCTCAAGCGCCGGACGAACCGCGTGCTCAACGTCGGGCTGCTGGTGGCCACCGGCGCGGTGGTGCTGGCGCTGCTCTGGAGCGCGGTGGCCCTGGTGGTGCAGGGCATCGCGGTCGGCAGCGGCGGGGAGAACGGCACCCGGCAGGTGGACCTCGCGGTGCAGGCGCGGATCGCCGCGCAGCAGGCCCGCGCCGACGAGACGCTCACCCTGGTCGCCCGTGGCGACGGGGCCAAGTACGAGAAGGAATTCGTCGAGCTGACCGCGAAGATGGTCGGCCAGGACGGCAGGGGCGGGCTGCTCGGGGAACTGCGCACGCTGGCCGCCGACGGGGGCAACACCGAGCAGGTCGACCGCGCGATCAACGAGGCGGGCGCCTGGCTGGAGGCGCACCGCAAGGTGCGGGAGAACGACGACAGCGGGAAGTACGCCGAGGCGGTCAGCCTGGCCATCGACGAGCGGGTGAACGGGGGCGCGACCGGCGCGTTCCTCCGGATGGACGAAAGCCTGGTCGCGGTGATCAAGGACGCCCGGCAGGAGTTCGTCGACGAGACCTCGTTCGCCGACAGCGCGCTGACCCTGCTGGCACCGGGGATCGCGGTGCTCGCGGTGATCGCCGCGGCCGGTGCGACGATGGGGATCCGGGAAAGGCTGATGGAGTACCGATGACACGCAAGAGGACCCGGCTCGCACTGGCGCTGCTCACCGCGGGGGCGCTGCTGGCAGGCTGCGGCGGGGCGGGCACCCCGGTGGAACCGGCGCCGATCGCGTCGGTGGAACGGCCGCTCCCGGCGAACGTGGTGGTGGGTGCCGAGCCACCGCCCGACCCCAAGGGCGAGGACTGCAACGCCACGGCCAGCCTGCGGCCGGAGGGCCTCGGCATGCCGCCCGGCTCCACCATGGACAAGATCAAGGAACGCGGGCAGCTGATCGTCGGCGTGGACCAGACCACCTACCTGTTCGGGTTCCGCAACCCGACCAGCGGCGCGCTCGAGGGCTTCGACATCGACATCGCGAACGAGGTGGCGAAGGCCATCTTCGGCAACGCGTGGCGTTCGCACATCCAGTACCGCGCGATCTCCTCGGCCCAGCGGGTGGACCTGCTGAAGCAGAACGAGGTGGACATCGTGGTGCGGACGTTCAGCATCACCTGCAGCAGGCTCAAGGACGTCGGCTTCTCGTCGGTCTACTACACCGCCGGGCAGCGGCTGCTCGCGCCGAAGAACGCGAACGTGCGCAGCCTGGCCGACCTCGCGGGCAAGAAGGTGTGCGCGACGAGCACCTCGACCTCGTCGAAGATGATCGCCGCGGATCCGAACAACCCGGTGCTGGTGACCGTGGAGAACTGGTCGGACTGCGTGGTGCTGCTGCAGCAGAACCAGGTGGACGCGATCTCCACCGACGACACCATCCTGGCCGGCATGGCCGAGCAGGACCCGACGACCGAGGTGGTCGGCGAGCCGTTCACCGTGGAGTCCTACGGGATCGGGGTGCCGAAGCAGAACACC
Coding sequences within:
- a CDS encoding glutamate ABC transporter substrate-binding protein — translated: MTRKRTRLALALLTAGALLAGCGGAGTPVEPAPIASVERPLPANVVVGAEPPPDPKGEDCNATASLRPEGLGMPPGSTMDKIKERGQLIVGVDQTTYLFGFRNPTSGALEGFDIDIANEVAKAIFGNAWRSHIQYRAISSAQRVDLLKQNEVDIVVRTFSITCSRLKDVGFSSVYYTAGQRLLAPKNANVRSLADLAGKKVCATSTSTSSKMIAADPNNPVLVTVENWSDCVVLLQQNQVDAISTDDTILAGMAEQDPTTEVVGEPFTVESYGIGVPKQNTDMIKFVNAVLDTVRAGPWQESYNRWLSESLGPANPPPPTYR
- a CDS encoding sensor histidine kinase, which codes for MKFSGGIAPSWVVIQGVGTVLIAFFLVVAEDCDPWIWAGYAVSAAAWLVFVATIGRRPRIAVPALIASTVTAAALAGPAAGMTATIITLLTIGRFAGLTVASGRLIGVVVAADLVLVCGGCLLWDRTAWDVGGATAAVAVSALCGLSRRQTDFRVVQTEQLLEQTRRAHAEHARAAALDERTRIAREIHDVLAHSLGALGVQLELAEALLAERDDREAALTTIRRARRLAVDGLGEAREAVAALRQDLPSLPEAVTRLVEVHRRDRGPVELDLCGEVAVPTVAAVALTAVAREALTNAAKHAPGTPVAVELRAGDQGVRLQVANDLPDGPARGTGFGLTGMRERLELAGGTLNAGPDGGDRWLVTAEVRR
- a CDS encoding response regulator, whose product is MIRVIVADDQQAVREGLAALLGMAGDVLVTGTAANGRQVLDLLAAGTEADVVLMDLRMPVLDGVEATTRISAEHPGVAVVVLTTYADDDSIGGALRAGARGYLTKDAGRTEIASALRCAAAGQSAFDPAVTQRLVEAFEAGPPVSRVPPDRLTAREAEVLGLIGGGLTNAEIAAKLFIGETTVKTHINNAFAKIGVRNRAEAVRYAYRHELS
- a CDS encoding cold-shock protein: MTQGTVKWFNSEKGFGFITPDNGGGDVFVHYSEIQGNGFRTLEENARVEFEIGQGQKGPQATSVNVL